A stretch of Lentisphaera araneosa HTCC2155 DNA encodes these proteins:
- the pckA gene encoding phosphoenolpyruvate carboxykinase (ATP) has protein sequence MQIELGFEPKNIYRNLSYQELREHEINNHEGEVTTLGAYTVDTGKFTGRSPKDKFFTPTDDLWVGPVNQEVPLSTWDTLKKRALEHYENKDIYLTDCFAGAVDNSNRLSVRIISEIAWQSHFCKNMFIRPSDDELQNFTPEFTIINACKITADDYEELGLNSPVFVIFNIEEKMAIIGGTWYGGEMKKGIFSVMHYLLPQKGVLSMHCSANMDKEGHTALFFGLSGTGKTTLSTDPKRELIGDDEHGWDDEGVFNFEGGCYAKTIRLNPEFEPDIYGAIQENALLENVVIREDKSIDFDDDSKTKNTRVSYPIEHIDNRVSPVSRGNHPEVIIYLCCDAFGVVPPISRLNREQAMEYFILGYTAKVAGTELGVTEPRPDFSPCFGGPFLTLHPRRYAEILGKKIDQHESRVYLVNTGWIGGPYGVGERISLPLTRKIIDAVLDGSIEKNGYFTDQSFGLEVPNAIEGVPNEVIHPELAWDNVQHYREEAAKLAQLFKDNHDKY, from the coding sequence ATGCAAATCGAATTGGGTTTTGAACCCAAAAACATCTATCGAAACCTCTCTTATCAAGAGCTCCGTGAACACGAAATCAACAATCACGAAGGTGAGGTCACTACGCTTGGTGCCTACACCGTTGACACAGGTAAATTCACGGGACGCTCGCCTAAGGATAAATTCTTTACTCCCACGGATGATTTATGGGTGGGGCCCGTCAACCAAGAAGTCCCACTAAGCACATGGGATACGCTAAAAAAACGTGCCCTGGAACACTACGAGAACAAAGACATTTACCTCACAGATTGTTTTGCAGGCGCCGTGGATAATAGCAACCGCCTATCAGTTAGAATCATTTCCGAAATTGCGTGGCAATCACATTTCTGTAAAAATATGTTCATTCGTCCCAGTGATGACGAACTCCAGAATTTTACGCCAGAATTCACCATTATTAATGCCTGTAAGATCACGGCAGATGACTACGAAGAGCTCGGCTTAAACTCTCCTGTATTTGTCATTTTTAACATCGAAGAGAAAATGGCCATCATTGGAGGAACTTGGTATGGCGGGGAAATGAAAAAAGGTATATTCTCTGTCATGCATTACCTGCTCCCTCAAAAAGGTGTCCTCTCCATGCATTGCTCAGCCAACATGGACAAAGAAGGCCACACCGCCCTCTTCTTCGGTCTTTCAGGCACAGGAAAAACCACTTTATCGACTGACCCCAAACGCGAACTCATTGGTGATGATGAGCACGGCTGGGATGATGAAGGCGTTTTCAACTTCGAAGGTGGCTGTTACGCCAAAACAATTCGCCTCAATCCAGAATTTGAACCCGATATCTATGGCGCCATTCAAGAAAATGCCCTTTTAGAGAATGTGGTTATTCGAGAAGACAAAAGTATTGACTTTGATGATGATTCCAAAACAAAAAACACGCGTGTCTCCTACCCCATCGAACACATCGATAATCGCGTTTCTCCTGTGAGCCGTGGCAACCACCCCGAAGTCATTATTTATCTTTGTTGCGATGCCTTTGGCGTTGTGCCTCCTATCTCACGTTTAAATCGAGAACAGGCGATGGAGTACTTCATCTTAGGCTATACGGCTAAAGTTGCGGGAACCGAGTTGGGCGTTACCGAACCTCGTCCCGATTTTTCTCCATGTTTTGGTGGACCCTTTCTCACTCTACACCCTCGTCGTTACGCCGAAATTTTAGGTAAAAAAATTGATCAACATGAGTCTCGTGTCTACTTAGTGAACACAGGCTGGATTGGCGGACCTTATGGAGTTGGTGAAAGAATTAGTTTGCCCTTAACTCGAAAAATCATTGACGCAGTTTTAGATGGTTCAATTGAAAAAAACGGTTACTTTACTGATCAATCATTTGGTCTTGAAGTCCCTAATGCTATCGAAGGTGTTCCAAATGAAGTCATTCATCCAGAATTAGCTTGGGATAATGTGCAACACTATAGAGAGGAGGCGGCTAAGCTAGCCCAATTGTTTAAAGACAACCATGACAAATATTAA
- a CDS encoding sugar phosphate isomerase/epimerase family protein, whose protein sequence is MKVSLNFLLWTTFVSEDQFYLFEELKNMGYDGVEIPVMDGDYDHYRKMKAELDRLGLMASASTFVAPDEDPMSSDPEVRAKGLAKLKDNIDKAEILGSKTLIGPVYAAHKQFELEDSMEESFKRSASLLKEACQYAAPKGVHIGVEFLNRFEIILLNCAKDSMDYCKLVDEPNIGILYDTHHAHIEEYSIQGAFDESGSFFNHLHFSESHRGILGEGLVDWEATKKAVKSLKNYDGNIVIEAFADDVEGLREGANRWRPLFGDKLDLAKKSLDFTRELIK, encoded by the coding sequence ATGAAAGTCTCACTCAATTTTCTTCTCTGGACAACTTTTGTCAGCGAAGATCAATTTTACCTTTTCGAAGAATTAAAAAACATGGGTTATGATGGCGTCGAAATCCCCGTGATGGATGGCGACTATGATCATTATCGCAAAATGAAAGCTGAACTTGATCGCCTTGGCCTCATGGCTTCTGCATCAACTTTTGTGGCTCCTGATGAAGATCCCATGTCTAGCGACCCTGAAGTTCGCGCCAAAGGTTTAGCGAAACTCAAAGATAATATTGATAAAGCTGAAATCCTCGGTTCAAAAACTTTGATTGGTCCAGTCTATGCGGCTCATAAGCAATTTGAACTTGAGGATTCGATGGAAGAATCATTCAAACGTTCTGCCTCTTTACTGAAAGAAGCCTGCCAATATGCTGCTCCAAAAGGCGTTCACATTGGTGTAGAATTCCTCAACCGTTTCGAAATCATTCTTCTCAACTGTGCCAAAGACTCGATGGATTACTGTAAACTTGTAGATGAACCTAATATTGGAATTCTTTACGACACTCACCATGCTCACATCGAAGAATACTCTATCCAAGGTGCCTTTGACGAAAGTGGTTCTTTCTTTAATCACCTGCACTTCTCCGAGAGCCACCGTGGTATTCTTGGTGAAGGTTTAGTGGATTGGGAAGCGACAAAGAAAGCAGTCAAATCACTCAAAAACTATGATGGCAATATTGTGATCGAAGCTTTTGCCGATGATGTTGAAGGTCTTCGTGAAGGCGCAAACCGTTGGCGTCCACTCTTCGGCGACAAACTTGACCTCGCTAAAAAGTCTCTTGACTTCACGCGCGAACTAATCAAGTAA
- a CDS encoding ThuA domain-containing protein, with amino-acid sequence MKKYILLALALMSISTLADAKKILYFTHEPGRWHKYAPQKEVFIKVAKEAGWELSVSTGDHDPQILKLRDPKLTEGYDAVVYNFCFAKSEDLEAAANVIAQTREKGVPAMVIHCSMHSFWATFKGKEQGKATIKNGLKEKWEKAHPGKEFPIWGDFTGVASTKHGPKAPIKVEKCCDHDATKSLKAEGYTTTKAELYNNFYVTKEVKPLLNGIQKQGKKEAKAIVMWEVPQGKSKVIGLSLGHDIGEWNQAEFQGLLKDAVNYMVK; translated from the coding sequence ATGAAAAAATATATCCTACTCGCCCTCGCTCTTATGAGCATCTCAACTCTTGCTGATGCAAAGAAAATCCTTTATTTCACTCATGAGCCGGGCAGATGGCATAAATATGCGCCTCAAAAAGAGGTTTTTATCAAAGTTGCTAAAGAAGCTGGATGGGAACTCTCGGTTTCAACAGGTGATCACGATCCACAAATCCTTAAACTGCGCGACCCAAAACTCACTGAAGGTTATGATGCAGTCGTTTACAACTTCTGCTTTGCAAAATCCGAAGACTTAGAAGCTGCCGCCAATGTCATTGCTCAAACTAGAGAGAAAGGTGTGCCGGCTATGGTTATTCACTGTTCAATGCATAGTTTTTGGGCGACTTTCAAAGGCAAAGAACAAGGCAAGGCGACGATTAAAAATGGTCTTAAAGAAAAATGGGAAAAAGCTCACCCAGGTAAAGAATTCCCAATTTGGGGTGACTTCACTGGTGTAGCATCTACTAAGCACGGCCCTAAAGCTCCCATTAAAGTAGAAAAATGCTGCGATCACGATGCCACTAAATCACTTAAAGCAGAGGGCTACACGACAACTAAAGCCGAACTCTACAATAACTTTTACGTGACTAAAGAGGTAAAGCCTCTTCTCAATGGCATTCAAAAACAAGGAAAAAAAGAAGCTAAAGCGATCGTCATGTGGGAAGTTCCCCAAGGGAAAAGTAAAGTTATCGGTCTTTCTCTCGGTCACGATATCGGCGAATGGAACCAAGCTGAATTCCAAGGTCTTCTCAAAGACGCCGTTAACTATATGGTAAAATAA